The Periplaneta americana isolate PAMFEO1 chromosome 2, P.americana_PAMFEO1_priV1, whole genome shotgun sequence genome has a window encoding:
- the LOC138694938 gene encoding uncharacterized protein — translation MRNCLVVCLLVPLVAALPQHLDKGSTDEKVQELQNVGTEAQKSARYFTGFGGNGAYPGGVIFTVGGGYYPNGGVYPQGGFPGVYPVFGGQYPPVYPNPNPNPNPNPNPNNPYPSGGDGGNEIPVGEDGGRIPGGVPVDEEVEVINVPGSNGGGYPGGYPGFYPGNQAG, via the exons ATGAGGAATTGTCTGGTAGTCTGTCTGCTCGTACCCCTCGTCGCGGCCTTGCCACAGCATCTTGATAAAG GCTCCACGGACGAGAAAGTTCAAGAGCTGCAAAACGTAGGGACAGAAGCTCAGAAAAGTGCCAGATATTTTACCGGTTTTGGCGGAAACGGAGCTTATCCAGGTGGAGTTATATTCACTGTAGGCGGTGGCTATTATCCTAACGGTGGCGTGTATCCCCAAGGAGGATTCCCTG GCGTGTATCCAGTATTCGGCGGGCAGTACCCTCCTGTGTACCCCAACCCCAACCCTAACCCCAACCCTAACCCCAACCCAAATAACCCATATCCAAGTGGCGGAGATGGAGGCAATGAAATCCCTGTAGGTGAAGATGGAGGAAGAATTCCTGGAGGCGTGCCTGTAGATGAAGAAGTGGAAGTGATCAATGTGCCAGGATCAAACGGCGGAGGTTATCCGGGCGGATATCCTGGATTTTATCCCGGCAACCAAGCAGGTTAA